In the genome of Neofelis nebulosa isolate mNeoNeb1 chromosome 6, mNeoNeb1.pri, whole genome shotgun sequence, one region contains:
- the AIF1 gene encoding allograft inflammatory factor 1 isoform X1: MSHTRDLQGGKAFGLLKAQQEDRLDEINKQFLDDPKYSSDEDLLSKLEAFKKKYMEFDLNGNGDIDIMSLKRMLEKLGVPKTHLELKKLIREVSSGSGETFSYSDFLKMMLGKRSAILKMILMYEEKAREQEKPAGPPAKRNISELP; the protein is encoded by the exons ATGAGCCACACCAGAGATTTACAAG GAGGAAAAGCCTTCGGGCTGCTGAAGGCCCAGCAGGAAGATAGACTGGATGAAATCAACAAG caATTCCTGGATGATCCCAAATATAGCAGTGATGAGGATCTGCTCTCCAAACTGGAAGCCTTCAAGA AGAAATACATGGAGTTTGACCTGAATGGAAACGGAGATATCG ATATCATGTCCCTGAAGCGAATGCTGGAAAAACTCGGAGTCCCCAAGACCCACCTGGAGCTGAAGAAACTAATCAGGGAGGTGTCCAGCGGCTCTGGGGAGACTTTCAGCTACTCTGACTTTCTCAAGATGATGTTGGGAAAGAGATCTGCCATCCTAAAAAT GATCCTGATGTAcgaggagaaagcaagagaacAGGAGAAGCCAGCAGGTCCCCCAGCCAAGAGAAATATCTCTGAATTGCCCTGA
- the AIF1 gene encoding allograft inflammatory factor 1 isoform X2, which yields MSHTRDLQGGKAFGLLKAQQEDRLDEINKQFLDDPKYSSDEDLLSKLEAFKNIMSLKRMLEKLGVPKTHLELKKLIREVSSGSGETFSYSDFLKMMLGKRSAILKMILMYEEKAREQEKPAGPPAKRNISELP from the exons ATGAGCCACACCAGAGATTTACAAG GAGGAAAAGCCTTCGGGCTGCTGAAGGCCCAGCAGGAAGATAGACTGGATGAAATCAACAAG caATTCCTGGATGATCCCAAATATAGCAGTGATGAGGATCTGCTCTCCAAACTGGAAGCCTTCAAGA ATATCATGTCCCTGAAGCGAATGCTGGAAAAACTCGGAGTCCCCAAGACCCACCTGGAGCTGAAGAAACTAATCAGGGAGGTGTCCAGCGGCTCTGGGGAGACTTTCAGCTACTCTGACTTTCTCAAGATGATGTTGGGAAAGAGATCTGCCATCCTAAAAAT GATCCTGATGTAcgaggagaaagcaagagaacAGGAGAAGCCAGCAGGTCCCCCAGCCAAGAGAAATATCTCTGAATTGCCCTGA